From Hypanus sabinus isolate sHypSab1 chromosome 9, sHypSab1.hap1, whole genome shotgun sequence:
GGCTACAAAGCCTCTGACCCAGCCGTCAGAAAACATGGTTGCCTAGTAATGAAGGCTGTGGCGGATGCAGCCCAGAACGTGGACAACCTGAGTAAACACCTGGAAAGTCTTGCCAAGAAACATGGTGAAGAACTTCTTGTGGATCCTCACAACTTTCAGGTATGTAGCAATTTTACAGATTCTTCCTCTGATAATACTTCTTCCTGCTACACTATACATGATATGTAGGAAAGCAGTGAAAGTACAAGAAAGCAGCACTTGTTTAATGGGAAAAATCATCCGTTCACATATTAACACTGTCTTATGTTATTTGTTTTTCACTTTTACAGCTGTTGGCTGATTGTATCGCAGTCACCCTGGCCATTCACTTGCCAGCATTCTCCCCTGCAACTCAATGTGCGGTCGATAAATTCCTTGAGTTGCTTGCGCATGAATTGAGCTCCAAGTACCGTTGAAGACGCAATCGACCATCTATGGTGAATGACTGCAAGATCGTCATTTAATTACACATTTTTTCTTTGATTAATTGTCATAATTGTGAAACTGAGTTAAATAAACTTTCACTTCAATCAATGCATTCTTGTTTGCTGTGGCTGAATGTATTAAATATACTTAATTTCAGAAAAAATACCTGTCAATTTGTCCATTAGCAAGAATACAAACAACACTGCAGGGTCTATTTACCTCTATCACTTGATAACAATAAAGAGGGGAAAAATCTTGGACATAAAGATATTGAGCCAACAAATGTCTGTTCGCCTGGCAGCTACTTTTCACCCCATTGTAAATGAATCAAGCTCACAACAGAGATTTCTGAAAAGCAAATACCTGAAATAGGAGATTGAAATCTCTCCATATCGCGTTTATACATTCAGCAACATATCATGACTCACTATATAAAGCAAGCTTTACAAATAAAATATAGATAAACAGAGTTGTA
This genomic window contains:
- the LOC132398831 gene encoding hemoglobin subunit alpha-like codes for the protein MVLSGPNKQVIEELGSLIKANAEAWGADALARLFEIHPQAKTYFPKFNGYKASDPAVRKHGCLVMKAVADAAQNVDNLSKHLESLAKKHGEELLVDPHNFQLLADCIAVTLAIHLPAFSPATQCAVDKFLELLAHELSSKYR